Proteins encoded in a region of the Salipiger sp. CCB-MM3 genome:
- a CDS encoding aminoglycoside phosphotransferase family protein: MRDFLRAAGWEAAAAQPLAGDASTRRYTRLSMGGQTAILMQDPDGDVALFARLARHLTSLGLSAPQVLAEAPGLLLLEDLGDGLIARLATDPQSEKRLYLCATDALIALHRHAAPADLPVADAAHLSGITDLAFDVYAARAGAPVDAAVRDAAIACLRALIETHAPETEVMILRDYHAENILWLPDRDGAARAGLLDFQDALQGHRAYDLISLIEDARRDVSEDTAHACIRHYIAETGTPEAPFRTALALLGAQRNLRILGVFARLAQVRRKPHYIDLIPRVWAHLQTDLAHPALTELRARLAPLPAPTPAILERLKS; encoded by the coding sequence ATGCGTGATTTCCTGCGCGCCGCCGGGTGGGAGGCTGCCGCGGCGCAGCCGCTCGCCGGGGATGCTTCGACCCGCCGCTACACGCGCCTCTCGATGGGCGGGCAAACCGCCATCCTGATGCAAGACCCCGACGGCGACGTGGCGCTCTTTGCGCGGCTCGCGCGGCACCTCACCTCGCTCGGGCTGAGCGCGCCGCAGGTTCTGGCCGAAGCCCCCGGGCTGCTGCTGCTCGAAGACCTTGGCGACGGTCTCATCGCCCGGCTCGCCACCGATCCGCAGAGCGAAAAGCGGCTCTATCTCTGCGCAACCGACGCGCTGATCGCCCTGCACCGCCACGCAGCCCCCGCCGATCTTCCGGTGGCGGATGCGGCGCATCTGTCGGGCATCACCGATCTGGCCTTCGACGTTTACGCCGCCCGCGCTGGCGCGCCCGTCGATGCCGCCGTCCGCGATGCCGCCATCGCCTGCCTGCGCGCGCTGATCGAGACCCACGCGCCAGAGACCGAAGTGATGATCTTGCGCGACTATCACGCCGAGAACATCCTCTGGCTGCCCGACCGCGACGGTGCCGCCCGCGCTGGCCTGCTGGACTTTCAGGACGCGCTGCAGGGGCACCGCGCCTATGATCTGATCTCGCTGATCGAGGACGCGCGGCGAGATGTCTCGGAAGACACCGCCCATGCCTGCATTCGTCACTATATCGCGGAAACCGGCACGCCCGAGGCGCCCTTCCGCACCGCGCTGGCGCTGCTGGGGGCGCAGCGCAATCTGCGCATCCTCGGCGTTTTCGCGCGGCTGGCGCAGGTCCGCCGCAAACCCCATTACATCGACTTGATCCCCCGGGTCTGGGCGCATCTGCAGACCGATCTGGCGCATCCCGCGCTGACCGAGTTGCGCGCCCGTCTGGCGCCGCTGCCCGCGCCGACCCCTGCGATCCTCGAAAGGCTGAAATCCTGA
- a CDS encoding nucleotidyltransferase family protein: protein MPDAVMLFAAGFGTRMGALTADRPKPLIDVAGKPLLDHALALCAHLPTRVVNAHYRAEQVEAHLAGTGVHVSVERPDILDTGGGLRHALPLLGQDPVFTLNTDAVWAGPNPLRLLAEAWDPARMDALLLCVPLGQAVGRKGGGDFTISGDGHLSRTGDHVYTGGQILKTELLAEIPEDVFSLNLLWNRMNEAGRLHGLSYPGHWADVGHPEGITLAEEMLARYV from the coding sequence ATGCCTGACGCCGTCATGCTCTTTGCCGCGGGTTTCGGCACCCGCATGGGTGCGCTGACCGCGGACCGTCCGAAACCGCTGATCGACGTGGCCGGAAAGCCGCTGCTCGATCACGCGCTGGCGCTCTGCGCGCATCTGCCGACCCGCGTGGTCAACGCCCATTACCGCGCCGAACAGGTCGAGGCGCATCTCGCCGGGACAGGCGTGCACGTCTCTGTCGAGCGGCCCGACATCCTCGACACCGGCGGCGGGCTGCGCCACGCGCTGCCGCTGCTGGGGCAGGATCCGGTCTTCACGCTCAACACCGATGCGGTCTGGGCCGGGCCGAACCCGCTGCGCCTGCTGGCCGAGGCGTGGGATCCCGCGCGCATGGACGCGCTGCTGCTCTGCGTGCCGCTGGGGCAGGCCGTGGGCCGCAAGGGCGGCGGCGATTTCACCATTTCCGGCGACGGGCATCTCAGCCGCACGGGCGATCACGTCTACACCGGCGGGCAAATCCTCAAGACCGAGCTGCTTGCCGAGATCCCCGAGGATGTCTTTTCGCTGAACCTGCTGTGGAACCGGATGAACGAAGCGGGCCGCCTGCACGGGCTGAGCTATCCCGGCCATTGGGCCGACGTCGGCCACCCCGAGGGCATCACCCTCGCCGAAGAGATGCTGGCCCGATATGTCTAA